A window of Pan paniscus chromosome 16, NHGRI_mPanPan1-v2.0_pri, whole genome shotgun sequence genomic DNA:
gtttcaaCTAAGTACTCTCACATATATTAGTTTATAataatgtttgttattattttctaaagtgtTTTCCACTCAAGGAAAAGAAGTAAATTCCTATGTCAGAGTAACCGAGGTGGTTGAAGAATAGGTATTAGCCAGAGAGGTCTAGATGGTAAAATCAATCTTAAGCCTCAAAGCAGCTCCATGAACAGAGAGGAATGCCAGGTGTCACACAGCTTTCCTTCACTCTAATTCATTCTTGACTAGAGCCTGTATGCCTGTTTCAGAGACATTTAAACTCTTAAAGGATTTCTTATGATCTTTACTAAATACATTAAGAAGAATGCCAACCAGCACCCTTTCGTGTACTGGGACAGGTAGTCATGTGATTAAAACAGGTAACACGAACtctgactttaaaatgtattatagatACAAATGCTCTAAGCTAGGAAAGGTTTTCCACACCCACAGCCAATGATGGCAGCCTTTCATTCCTCGGAAATAAGCCCTTTTTAGGTCATTGAAAAAGAGTGCAACTGCTGCAGCTCACGATGCAATATCTTCATGAGCCCAGAGCACATACAAATCCAAAAGGAACTGCCACAGTACAGTGCTAATTCCTGGCACCGGAACAGATGAAACACACTCTATCCTGGACACACCTGCCAGAGCAGGccactttcctcttctgtgagATTTAGAAAGCTCCCCCAAGAGGTTATCACTCCCATCACCAATACACAGAAAATGGAGGAAAGGCTGTTTCCAGTTCTTGGCCTTTAAACAGCTCTAAATGTCAGTACTCATAGTGGCATATTACAAAGTAGTAAACAGTGCACACTTGGGGGCAAACTACATATTGAGCTAACGAAGAGCTCACTGTGATTAAGATTAGATCAAACAACAGCAGAACATAGGCAAATTTTGTCTGAATTCTGTAGTGAATATACATGCTgcaataacattaaaaaagcaCGGGAGCCTATTCCAAACCAGCGAGAACAGTTTTGGGCAAAGAGTGGGTCTTCGTGTGTTTGAACTCCCACCACATAAGGGCGAACTCGATATGCATGCTAATGACCtataattatgaaattaaaaaagaaaaatgctaaagGATGCCAGAGTGAACATCAGTGAGAGCCACAGAGACCCActctcttttaactttttacaaataaacttaaactataaattagaaaCGCAAATAATCATGAGTGGCTGTAACATTCAAATGAAGTAAATGAATTGTGTAGGAGATTAACCCCGCAACTTTGTttcgtttttaaaaatttcttgagcagctctttgatgatggtggtgtTTATCTCCTTCTTCTCGGCAGCCAAGCCCAGCAAAAGCATGGCACACAGCAGTTGCTGCCCAAGCCTGGGTGCTCCTGGTGGTCCTGCATCTCACCAAGGAGCTGCACGATTGGCTGTGCAGTAGGGTTGTCCTGGGAAGAACCCTCCCTGGCTTCTCCTTGTGCAGGCTCCACGCTGTTGGTGAGGCTCACCTCACAAAGATCTTTGGAGAGAGGGAGGCGGGGATCTGAGTGGAGTGCTAGCCCCCCCCGCTCCTGCCTGCTCACCCCGCCTGGGGGCTCTACTCACCACCATGCTTGTCGGCAGCCCCGAGCTCCTGGGGGGCTGGGGCTCCTGGACTGGGTTCAGCAGCAGGGTTCCGGGCAGCGGCCAGGAATTTGCCGTGCCCCTCGCTGTAGTTGCCACAAGCCGCAACACCATCTCCTGCAGCTCCAGCAGCGTCACCTGAAGGGACGGGTGCTCAGCTGTCAGGCCGCTGCTGGCGCCCACCCTCATgcccaccccacccacacccccacccccacccccacagggaTGTTGCACACCctaccttcctctcctcctcgTCCTGGGCCAGCCTGATGATGGCCTCCTCGCGGTGCCGCATCTTTGGCACTGTCCCCTGGCTCTGTTAGAAGGCGATGTACTTTCCTGCGGGAGGACAGGGCTCAGACGCTGGGGCCCCTCCCACAGCCCTGCAGCTCCCCCTGCCGTGCCCTGGCCTCCCACTCACTGATGGCATCTCTCTCTCCGGTACTGGATGAATCCAAGTTCCAGTTTGTCCACATGCTCCCTCAGGTCCGCCTTCTCCACCAGGACGTCCATAAGGCCGCTCTGGAGCCAAAATAATGGGGTCACATCTCAGCGGCGacctgccccagccctgcccttctTGGCCCATGCTAGGACTCACTCCCCTCCAGCTTCTCCATGACTTCCTGCAGGGCCCGGAGGGTCTCCCCACTCACAGACTCGCCCCCAGTCCCTGAGGCTGGGACTGCTGCCTCTGGCTCCTTCTCGGCCGAGGTGAGCGTCTCCGTCACCTGGCCCGGCTTCTCCTGCAGCTCCTTTACTTGCTGCTCCAACTGCAGTGCGCTCTTGTTCTCGCTCTTCTGGACAGAGAGAAGCAATCAGCAGCCACCCACTGCAGCTGGAGACCCCAGAACTTGGTGTCTGCCTCCCATGGCACTGGGAAGGGTGGAGCCGAGTTAGAAAAATACTCTCCTCTCTCCCACAGCCACCAGAGCAAAGCTCTGGCTCACAGGTGCCTTTGGAAGTAATATTTCATGTGAGGGCTACActgtcccattttacaggtggggaaacaaaGGCCTGGAGAGCTAGGGAGGAGGGCAGACTCCCCAGGTGGGGCAACCCACCAGCTCCTCCAAGTCGCTCTGTGGCTCAGCCAGCTGCTGAAGCCTCTTCTCCTGTTCCCGAAGCCTCTCCTGCTGCTCCTGAAGCCTCTCCTCCTGCTCGCGAAGCCTCTCCTTTTGCCCATGGTTCAGGAGACTGATGCGCTGATTGTTTTCCACCTGAGCCTGGAGCTCTCCTGCCACTCTCTCCAGCTCCTTCCTCAGGTCTTGCAGCTCCACCTCAGAGGACACTGCTGGGGCatccgggggcagtggctcagctGAGAAAGGAAGCAGATCATAAGGGCCTCTggattctcaaaacaaaaatcaaaacagaaaaaacaacaaaacaccctCCTCTTGGTGCACAGCTCCTCTCAGGCTTCCCAAACTTGGCCTCACTGCTAATGATTCCTCGCACCCGGATGGTAGCCAATCTTCCAAACCACTTTCAGATAGAGAGCACTGTGGGTGGCTGACGACGGGCCCTCTTTGCtcatggggacactgaggctcagggagatgaCAAGACTTGTCTCCTGGCACAGACCTCTTTCCCTCTGCCTCAAAGCCCTGCCATCCACCCACCTTCCTGGGGCATTCTAAGCCACCCCCACAGCCCTCTGATGCCAGTCGTGCTCCCAGGTCATGCCAGTCCCATCTTACCCATCTGGTTTTTGAGTCTGGACAAGCTCCTCTCCAGCTCCTCTACCCGATGCGTATcatgcttcttctcctccttcaatGTGCAAACCTGCCCAAAGCACAGGGGGAAAGGGCCCTGGAGAGAGGGGCTGGTGGCTGGACAGGCTCCCAtctccctctctgcccccacctccacaAAGCCCAGACCCAGGACCACCTCTGGCTgcactattcccattttaaagaggCCCAGAAAGATCCAGTGACCTATCTAagttgttggggggtgggggcgggaggcTCAAGGGTCAGATCTCACCTCCTGCGACATTTTCCTCATCCTCTGCTGCCACTGGGCCCTCTCTCCTTTTATTTGTTCAGCATATTGATCTCTCTCCAGCTGGACTTCTTTAAGCGACTCCTTCAACTGCAAGAATGGGCACAGAAGTTAGGAAGGGCTGTCACTGGTCCTCACCTGCTCCTGGCCACCTGGGGTCATCTTCCTTCCACATCCCTCCCTCTGCAAAAACTCACCTGTGTCACGTGTCCTTTCAGCAGTATCTGCTCCCTTATCGACTGCTCTAACTGCCGCTTGAGAAGTGCTTTACTGCGGCTCGAGAACTGGATGGTGAAGAGTGAGAAATTTCGATCTGGGGAGCCTGGGCCATTCCACACAGTGCCCCTTAAAATGGCTAGGGCTAGGCTCAATATACAACTTGGCCAGTAAAGATCAAGGCATTTCCAAGCCCGTGGTCTGGTTTTGAAAAAAACTCAGTGAAGTTGGAAGGGACAAGGAGAGAGATCAGATAATATTGCTATTGTTATTACTACCCCTGTTTGAACCTTTATGTTCAAACAGGAGTGCTTCAGCAGGTACCTTGCTAGCAATCCCATTTAATCCTCGCAACCACCAGAGGAGACAGTTACTATGATTACCTCTCTTGGGTAGATGAAAAAACATGGAGTATTTGAGGTTAAGTGCTTGCCTAAGATCACTtaggcagagctaggatttgaacacCCAGGTCTATCAGATTCTCTAAAGCCCATTtttctgctgggggtgggggcacagtTAGGTAGGGGAAAATTAAtcttttgttcactttttgaAAAGATGATACATTCACATAGTCCAAAACTCGGAAGGTATCAAAGGAAGTATCTCCCAGCCACCCTGTTGCTCTCTCCTGAGTTGTTTACGAACACTTGCAgacatgttttatgtatattatcatactatgtacacacacacacacacacgtttcctCTCTCTACAGAAATGGTAACATACTACAGGTACCCTTCTGTACCTTCACAGTACAAGTACCCAATACCCCACACCCCACCTAGGACTTGGCCAAGACCACAGCCAGGTAAGGGCAGGGCAGGCACTTGGCCTCCAAGCTCTGCATCCAGTGCTCGCTCCCCACCGCGCCCAACTCACCCACAGCAGCTGACTCAGCCTCAGGCTGCCTCTAACAACCATACACAAAAGCAGTGAGAAATGGCCATGCTGCCTTCTGGGCAGGACACTCCATGCTGCAGAAGGGACCTTTAGGCTCACTCCCCCATCTGCGAAGCCGGGCTCCCAGGGGACAGGGCAGGTGGTTGGACTCACCCCATCCGGCTTCTTCTTCTGTGTGGCGGCGACAGCACAGAGAGACCACTCTAACTCTCCTATACGCTGCGATGAACGTTGCAGGCGGCCGGCCAGATCCTTGGACTCTTCTGTAATGACAGAGTTGAGATGGGGCTCAAAGGACTCCCCCTACAGACCTGTCAAAGTGCCAGGTTGAAGGATGACAGGGTGCCCAGATTCCCACCTTCAAAGTATCtgagagaatgtttcatgtgataCAGGTCCgtatttagtttctttttctctctgttcaaTCTCTGGATTTGACCCTTTGGGAGAAAAGCCAAGCAAGTGCTGAAATAGAAGGAAACAAACATTCTCCGGAGGACAGGAGGAAACTGCACACCCTCCACTCACCTCTAGCTCCCTTTCAGCTTTCTGTTTCtcattgtttgctttcttttcctataggaagagaaagacagagcTCTTACCAGGGGGAGGCAGAGAAGGCACAGCAAGAGATATGCCCCCAGAATGCCACCAATGCCCCAGGACAGGCCCACCCATGGGACCAAGTTATCAGGGACCCTGTGGGGATGGGGTGGAATCTGAGGGGTGAGCCTCCTTCCCCAGGCTGGGAGTGGGTGAGACGAGACTGGGGCCTCTACATCTGAGTGTCCCCCAAACCCAGCAGTCATGTCGCCAGCAAACAAAGAAATCACGTTACTTCTTCCAGCTGATGTTCCACTTGTTTCTTCTGTTGTTTCTGTGGGGAGAGTCAAATTAAGGTGATGGAGGGTGGC
This region includes:
- the LOC134728386 gene encoding golgin subfamily A member 8B-like isoform X2, yielding MAEETRQCKLAAAKKKFKEYWQRNHPGVPAAAKRNRKANGSSPERAASGGCHSSEASSSASSSLHAPQSPCQEQAAVLDSRSIKISRLNDTIKSLKQQKKQVEHQLEEEKKANNEKQKAERELEGQIQRLNREKKKLNTDLYHMKHSLRYFEEESKDLAGRLQRSSQRIGELEWSLCAVAATQKKKPDGFSSRSKALLKRQLEQSIREQILLKGHVTQLKESLKEVQLERDQYAEQIKGERAQWQQRMRKMSQEVCTLKEEKKHDTHRVEELERSLSRLKNQMAEPLPPDAPAVSSEVELQDLRKELERVAGELQAQVENNQRISLLNHGQKERLREQEERLQEQQERLREQEKRLQQLAEPQSDLEELSENKSALQLEQQVKELQEKPGQVTETLTSAEKEPEAAVPASGTGGESSGLMDVLVEKADLREHVDKLELGFIQYRRERCHQKVHRLLTEPGDSAKDAAPRGGHHQAGPGRGGEEGDAAGAAGDGVAACGNYSEGHGKFLAAARNPAAEPSPGAPAPQELGAADKHGDLCEVSLTNSVEPAQGEAREGSSQDNPTAQPIVQLLGEMQDHQEHPGLGSNCCVPCFCWAWLPRRRR
- the LOC134728386 gene encoding golgin subfamily A member 8B-like isoform X3 — its product is MAEETRQCKLAAAKKKFKEYWQRNHPGVPAAAKRNRKANGSSPERAASGGCHSSEASSSASSSLHAPQSPCQEQAAVLDSRSIKISRLNDTIKSLKQQKKQVEHQLEEEKKANNEKQKAERELEGQIQRLNREKKKLNTDLYHMKHSLRYFEEESKDLAGRLQRSSQRIGELEWSLCAVAATQKKKPDGLKESLKEVQLERDQYAEQIKGERAQWQQRMRKMSQEVCTLKEEKKHDTHRVEELERSLSRLKNQMAEPLPPDAPAVSSEVELQDLRKELERVAGELQAQVENNQRISLLNHGQKERLREQEERLQEQQERLREQEKRLQQLAEPQSDLEELKSENKSALQLEQQVKELQEKPGQVTETLTSAEKEPEAAVPASGTGGESSGLMDVLVEKADLREHVDKLELGFIQYRRERCHQKVHRLLTEPGDSAKDAAPRGGHHQAGPGRGGEEGDAAGAAGDGVAACGNYSEGHGKFLAAARNPAAEPSPGAPAPQELGAADKHGDLCEVSLTNSVEPAQGEAREGSSQDNPTAQPIVQLLGEMQDHQEHPGLGSNCCVPCFCWAWLPRRRR
- the LOC134728386 gene encoding golgin subfamily A member 8B-like isoform X1 — protein: MAEETRQCKLAAAKKKFKEYWQRNHPGVPAAAKRNRKANGSSPERAASGGCHSSEASSSASSSLHAPQSPCQEQAAVLDSRSIKISRLNDTIKSLKQQKKQVEHQLEEEKKANNEKQKAERELEGQIQRLNREKKKLNTDLYHMKHSLRYFEEESKDLAGRLQRSSQRIGELEWSLCAVAATQKKKPDGFSSRSKALLKRQLEQSIREQILLKGHVTQLKESLKEVQLERDQYAEQIKGERAQWQQRMRKMSQEVCTLKEEKKHDTHRVEELERSLSRLKNQMAEPLPPDAPAVSSEVELQDLRKELERVAGELQAQVENNQRISLLNHGQKERLREQEERLQEQQERLREQEKRLQQLAEPQSDLEELKSENKSALQLEQQVKELQEKPGQVTETLTSAEKEPEAAVPASGTGGESSGLMDVLVEKADLREHVDKLELGFIQYRRERCHQKVHRLLTEPGDSAKDAAPRGGHHQAGPGRGGEEGDAAGAAGDGVAACGNYSEGHGKFLAAARNPAAEPSPGAPAPQELGAADKHGDLCEVSLTNSVEPAQGEAREGSSQDNPTAQPIVQLLGEMQDHQEHPGLGSNCCVPCFCWAWLPRRRR